The Rhizophagus irregularis chromosome 2, complete sequence genome contains a region encoding:
- a CDS encoding uncharacterized protein (SECRETED:cutsite_VNA-GF; SECRETED:prob_0.9483); SECRETED:SignalP(1-25): MNLRSIIWLTFILTFLLFTSSNVNAGFGSYATCAGACGTAYHTCMGVSILSTYGAGAIAAYPACQAGFAACSNVCIAMFLAPTP; encoded by the exons ATGAATCTGAGGTCCATTATATGGCTTACATTCATTTTGACATTCTTGCTTTTCACGTCTTCAAACGTTAATGCTGGCTTTGGATCCTATGCCACGTGTGCGGGTGCTTGTGGTACTGCATACCACACTTGTATGGGTGTCTCAATCTTATCAACATACGGTGCTG gTGCCATAGCTGCTTATCCAGCCTGTCAAGCAGGTTTTGCTGCTTGTAGCAATGTATGCATCGCAATGTTTTTAGCTCCGACACCTTAG